From the genome of Terriglobales bacterium, one region includes:
- a CDS encoding MBL fold metallo-hydrolase produces the protein MWGSLRNLFVLLFLLTLVPTVSPAQTSEGSVTPPEIKVTILGSGAGPPVRLDRYGPSILVEAGSETLLFDCGRGALIRMTQAGVPLEKITKLFLTHLHSDHIVDIPDLLLTPWSGRTARSVPLEVWGPTGTSAMMGHLQKAFEFDIHVRRDLDEKFSPDGIRVVSHDIKEGTVYEKNGVRVTAFTVDHGPVKPAFGFRIDYAGRSLALSGDTRPSQNLLKFSKGVDVIIHEAVDPDVFRRATTHHTAAQAESIIAHHTTPEQAGEIFTKLEPKLAVFSHAAGGEEMLSKTRKTYSGPLVMGEDLMVLVIGTGVEVRRPGLEHRK, from the coding sequence ATGTGGGGTTCACTGCGCAACCTGTTCGTCTTGTTGTTCCTGTTGACTCTTGTCCCGACGGTATCCCCGGCGCAAACGAGCGAAGGCTCGGTAACGCCTCCTGAGATCAAAGTAACGATCCTCGGTTCCGGCGCGGGTCCGCCCGTGCGGCTCGATCGATATGGCCCGAGCATTCTGGTGGAAGCAGGTTCCGAAACGCTGCTATTCGACTGCGGTCGCGGAGCATTGATCCGGATGACGCAAGCAGGCGTTCCACTTGAAAAGATAACCAAGCTATTCCTTACACATTTGCATTCGGACCATATCGTGGATATTCCCGACCTTTTGCTGACGCCCTGGTCTGGTCGCACAGCGCGGTCGGTTCCGTTGGAAGTGTGGGGACCGACGGGTACCTCTGCGATGATGGGTCATTTGCAGAAGGCTTTTGAGTTCGATATCCACGTGCGCCGCGACCTCGACGAGAAATTCTCTCCCGATGGCATTCGCGTCGTCAGCCATGACATCAAAGAAGGAACCGTCTACGAAAAGAACGGCGTTAGAGTCACGGCATTCACCGTGGATCACGGTCCGGTGAAGCCGGCTTTCGGATTTCGAATCGACTATGCCGGACGATCCCTCGCACTCTCCGGAGACACCCGACCATCGCAGAACCTATTGAAGTTCAGCAAGGGAGTCGACGTCATCATTCATGAGGCCGTCGATCCTGACGTATTTCGCCGAGCCACAACGCACCACACCGCCGCCCAGGCAGAATCGATCATCGCTCATCACACAACGCCCGAACAAGCAGGAGAGATCTTTACAAAACTAGAACCTAAACTCGCGGTGTTTTCCCATGCTGCCGGGGGTGAAGAGATGCTGAGCAAAACTCGGAAGACCTATTCGGGACCACTCGTGATGGGCGAAGACCTGATGGTATTGGTGATCGGGACGGGTGTAGAGGTGCGTCGGCCTGGTTTAGAACACAGAAAGTAG
- a CDS encoding response regulator, which yields MTRVLIVDDSDGVRAAVSMLLEDEGFETLAVSTYAQALDQFKSGKFSLALIDAHLGTHSGVELARELLSQDPQAVIVLMSGAVFHDPTAGLPILQKPFSKRELLEFIHRVLDQAA from the coding sequence GTGACCAGGGTCTTGATTGTCGACGATAGTGACGGCGTGCGCGCGGCTGTCTCCATGCTCCTGGAGGACGAAGGCTTCGAGACGCTGGCCGTGAGCACGTATGCCCAGGCTCTCGATCAATTTAAGTCCGGGAAGTTCAGTTTGGCGCTAATCGATGCCCATCTTGGAACCCACTCCGGTGTAGAACTCGCACGTGAATTGCTGTCGCAGGATCCGCAGGCCGTCATCGTCCTGATGAGTGGTGCCGTGTTTCACGACCCAACGGCAGGGTTGCCGATTTTGCAGAAGCCCTTTTCGAAAAGAGAACTGCTCGAGTTTATCCACCGTGTGCTGGATCAGGCCGCGTAG
- a CDS encoding response regulator translates to MVILDRQSTSLKRRIHRLVGSRVELTWIRGSELDPVLGELDWVEQIILEMALRARAALPYGGRLVVESANLELDDLCGASEGLTAGRYVMFEMTCLRHSPTAGLEGRPLPYTPEFASDLFLEPFWGDSLGILQALGGNLCEYNEPGRSLTLRAFFPSAAKVIYSDEDYYQVDSICPETILLVEDEGYVREVACEILESAGYTVLPAVSGKEALAVFEKHGPVKLLLTDVVMPGMNGRDLAQALTERQPGLKTIYMSGYNDKSIFRRDIDPREVVYIQKPFTLETLTTKVKEVLSTV, encoded by the coding sequence ATGGTTATTCTGGATCGGCAAAGTACTTCACTGAAGCGTCGCATTCACCGTCTTGTGGGATCGCGGGTTGAGCTGACTTGGATCCGCGGTTCCGAACTCGATCCGGTACTTGGCGAGTTGGACTGGGTTGAGCAGATCATCCTGGAGATGGCATTACGGGCTCGGGCAGCCTTGCCATATGGCGGACGCTTGGTGGTGGAATCCGCCAATCTGGAGTTGGACGACCTGTGCGGAGCGTCGGAAGGCCTTACTGCCGGACGTTACGTCATGTTTGAGATGACTTGTCTACGGCATTCCCCCACGGCAGGTTTGGAGGGACGTCCCCTGCCCTACACGCCCGAGTTCGCGTCGGACCTGTTCCTGGAGCCGTTTTGGGGCGACTCCCTGGGGATATTGCAGGCACTCGGCGGCAATCTTTGCGAGTACAATGAACCCGGACGTTCGCTGACGTTAAGGGCATTCTTTCCCAGCGCCGCGAAAGTCATTTACTCCGACGAGGATTATTACCAAGTGGATTCTATCTGTCCTGAAACCATCCTGCTGGTCGAGGATGAAGGCTATGTCCGAGAAGTGGCATGCGAAATTCTCGAGAGCGCGGGTTACACGGTTCTGCCTGCCGTATCAGGCAAAGAGGCCCTGGCGGTATTTGAAAAACATGGTCCCGTAAAACTGCTGCTAACCGATGTAGTGATGCCCGGAATGAACGGACGCGACCTTGCCCAAGCGCTCACCGAGCGACAACCGGGGCTGAAGACGATCTACATGTCCGGATACAACGACAAATCGATTTTCAGGCGCGATATCGATCCTCGGGAAGTCGTTTATATTCAGAAGCCGTTTACACTGGAGACGCTCACCACAAAGGTCAAGGAAGTTTTGAGTACGGTTTAG
- a CDS encoding HDOD domain-containing protein, translated as MSTATMTPGQALLKQIDNLGSIPSIQAIVQPLIGYFQQPLEDVDTQRIIDLVSHDSSLTAQCLHMANSPLFSRWQSVSTTRAAVMALGLQRMREIVLSCCMLKMIGEGDSANNPIVFWEHSLACALVCRKLSKRIGMQDSEQAYLAGLLHDIGFVVNLQVAPERFMQASQRAQLQRCSMDRMEDELMGFNHCESGKLLAQQWKLNPAIMEVISYHHRLSALADYPALVALVNLADRLCRLHGLGYGFPEDLVIDWNQDEIIGTLSASFPNARIINWQLFYKELETYLKDVRKLVQVMFRF; from the coding sequence GTGAGCACCGCGACCATGACGCCCGGCCAGGCATTGCTAAAACAGATCGACAATCTCGGTTCCATCCCGAGCATTCAGGCTATTGTCCAGCCCCTGATTGGCTACTTCCAGCAGCCGCTCGAGGATGTTGATACCCAGCGGATTATCGATTTGGTCTCGCACGATAGCTCGCTCACCGCACAGTGCCTCCACATGGCCAACTCACCGTTATTCAGCCGGTGGCAGTCAGTGTCCACCACACGCGCGGCCGTGATGGCGCTTGGCTTACAGCGCATGCGCGAGATCGTGCTCTCCTGTTGCATGCTGAAGATGATCGGAGAAGGGGATAGCGCCAATAACCCGATAGTGTTCTGGGAGCATTCACTGGCATGCGCACTGGTGTGCCGCAAGTTGTCCAAGCGGATCGGCATGCAGGACAGCGAACAGGCGTATCTTGCCGGCCTGCTGCACGACATCGGATTCGTGGTGAATCTTCAGGTCGCCCCGGAACGTTTCATGCAAGCAAGTCAGCGAGCACAACTGCAACGGTGTTCGATGGACAGAATGGAAGATGAACTCATGGGATTCAACCATTGCGAATCAGGCAAGTTGCTTGCACAACAATGGAAACTAAATCCCGCCATCATGGAAGTGATTAGCTATCATCACCGGCTTTCGGCGCTGGCCGACTATCCCGCTCTTGTCGCTTTGGTGAATCTTGCGGATCGACTTTGCCGGTTGCACGGGCTGGGCTACGGGTTTCCAGAGGACCTGGTGATTGACTGGAATCAGGACGAGATCATTGGAACCTTGAGCGCAAGCTTCCCGAACGCACGAATCATCAACTGGCAATTGTTCTACAAGGAGCTGGAAACCTATCTTAAAGATGTCCGGAAGCTGGTACAGGTAATGTTTCGCTTCTAA
- a CDS encoding flagellin, which produces MALSILNNIPSLAAQNQLSITGSGLQKTLFRLSSGSRINSGADDAAGLAIADGLRANISALSQSSRNATDGIGKLQVADGALAQVSNLLNRAVTLATEAATGTVSSGQRNALHAEFDQIRQEIDRIGTDTTFNGDKVFQQAGTTTDTNSFSRFTVCTSSSGSRSGRHRSSNSRSHSVVSSFPRASAPPSAAITGQRSVFNVEIIWSRRAASPLATSTPPKLEGNTGQMAMPLFYAGHVQKS; this is translated from the coding sequence ATGGCACTCAGCATCCTGAACAATATTCCTTCCCTGGCAGCCCAGAACCAGTTGTCGATCACCGGCAGTGGGTTGCAGAAGACCTTGTTCCGGCTGTCGTCCGGCTCTCGTATCAACAGTGGCGCTGACGACGCGGCCGGTCTTGCAATTGCCGACGGTCTCCGCGCCAACATCAGCGCACTCAGCCAGTCGTCCCGCAACGCGACGGACGGCATTGGCAAGCTGCAAGTGGCCGACGGAGCTCTGGCGCAGGTTTCCAACCTTCTGAACCGTGCCGTAACCCTGGCAACCGAGGCCGCGACCGGCACGGTCAGTTCTGGACAGCGGAACGCACTGCACGCAGAGTTCGACCAGATTCGTCAGGAAATTGACCGTATCGGAACCGACACCACCTTCAACGGCGACAAAGTGTTCCAGCAGGCTGGCACGACAACTGACACCAACAGCTTCAGCCGCTTTACCGTCTGCACCAGTTCGTCCGGATCAAGGTCCGGCAGGCATCGATCGAGCAACAGCAGGTCGCACTCCGTCGTCTCCAGCTTTCCGAGAGCATCCGCACCCCCGTCAGCTGCAATCACTGGCCAGCGATCCGTGTTTAATGTGGAGATAATCTGGTCGCGGCGCGCCGCGTCGCCACTGGCAACCAGCACACCACCGAAGTTGGAAGGCAATACAGGACAGATGGCCATGCCCCTGTTCTACGCAGGCCACGTTCAAAAATCATAA
- a CDS encoding Cof-type HAD-IIB family hydrolase: MTLPVRLIAIDIDGTLLNSEFKIPAANINALRQAHESGVEIILATGRRHTFALPIAEMLGFNVWLITSNGAVTKSMSGELFHRDLLPASTARKVIAHMEPFRPNCVLTFDTDLPGALVLEHADILNASIGRWIEKNAAWIKFVVPLEDALVSDPVQLMYCGTIHRMREAEAHLRQAGVEQEVTVLKTEYPARDLCLYDVLNYGCSKGHAVERWASYRSIPREQVMAIGDNYNDLEMLNFAGVPVVMANAGDEMKSRDFTVTLSNDEAGVAAAVEQVLGIKVLE, encoded by the coding sequence GTGACTCTGCCAGTTCGACTAATCGCAATTGATATTGACGGTACCCTTCTGAACTCCGAGTTCAAGATCCCGGCCGCCAATATCAACGCGCTGCGCCAGGCGCACGAATCCGGTGTCGAAATCATCCTCGCTACCGGACGCCGGCACACGTTCGCCCTGCCCATCGCCGAAATGCTCGGCTTTAACGTCTGGCTTATCACGTCCAACGGCGCTGTTACCAAGTCCATGTCCGGTGAACTCTTTCACCGCGACCTCCTCCCCGCCAGCACCGCCCGCAAGGTCATCGCGCATATGGAGCCCTTCCGCCCCAACTGTGTCCTCACCTTCGACACCGACCTCCCCGGCGCACTAGTCCTCGAGCACGCCGATATCTTGAATGCCTCGATCGGGCGCTGGATTGAAAAGAATGCGGCTTGGATCAAGTTCGTCGTTCCATTAGAGGATGCGTTGGTCTCAGACCCGGTCCAGCTTATGTACTGTGGGACGATCCACCGTATGCGCGAAGCCGAAGCTCATTTACGGCAGGCCGGCGTAGAGCAGGAAGTTACGGTACTCAAGACAGAGTACCCGGCCCGCGACCTGTGCTTGTACGACGTGCTTAACTACGGCTGCTCTAAAGGACACGCCGTCGAACGCTGGGCTTCCTATCGCAGCATTCCGCGCGAACAGGTCATGGCCATTGGGGATAACTATAACGACCTGGAGATGCTAAACTTCGCCGGAGTACCTGTGGTTATGGCCAATGCCGGCGACGAGATGAAGTCTCGCGATTTCACCGTCACCCTCAGTAATGATGAGGCCGGAGTCGCAGCAGCCGTCGAGCAGGTGCTCGGCATCAAAGTTCTGGAATGA
- a CDS encoding lytic transglycosylase domain-containing protein, which yields MKRFLISGVLLLSAAAYAGDAVPATRTAYDAVLRNGFSIHHLRHEVVGDNTRLYTDDRSFLDVPTHEIAEMVESPEPLPAPELAPKASLNEVVSAASDKHQIDPDLIQAVIHAESGFNPNARSPKGAQGLMQLMPGTANQLGVADAYDPEANVDAGTRYLRELLLRYDGDVIKALAAYNAGPARVSQYKGVPPYRETRHYVARIVKEFNQKKTAASTTKTSKK from the coding sequence ATGAAGCGCTTTCTCATATCAGGAGTGCTGTTGCTCTCCGCGGCGGCTTACGCGGGCGATGCCGTCCCCGCTACCCGCACCGCCTATGACGCAGTGCTTCGCAACGGCTTCAGCATTCACCATCTTCGGCACGAAGTAGTCGGCGACAACACTCGCCTGTACACCGACGATCGCAGCTTCCTGGATGTGCCCACGCACGAAATCGCCGAGATGGTGGAATCCCCAGAACCACTGCCGGCTCCGGAACTCGCCCCCAAGGCCAGCTTGAATGAGGTCGTAAGCGCAGCCAGCGACAAACACCAAATTGATCCGGACCTCATCCAGGCCGTCATCCACGCCGAAAGCGGATTCAATCCCAACGCCCGCTCCCCCAAAGGCGCGCAGGGACTGATGCAGTTAATGCCCGGCACCGCCAATCAACTCGGCGTCGCCGACGCTTATGATCCTGAAGCGAACGTTGACGCCGGCACCCGCTATCTGCGCGAACTTCTTCTTCGGTACGACGGTGACGTCATCAAGGCACTCGCCGCTTACAACGCCGGACCAGCGCGCGTATCGCAGTACAAAGGCGTTCCTCCCTACCGCGAAACTCGTCACTATGTCGCCAGGATCGTGAAGGAGTTCAACCAAAAGAAGACTGCCGCCAGCACCACCAAAACCTCGAAAAAGTAG
- a CDS encoding lysylphosphatidylglycerol synthase transmembrane domain-containing protein: MKRKKQAIAVIVAAAILAALVYLQFRQWQQFDWRAFKAGTSGINWWLVLWGVLMVHVADFLRALRWKVFLRPSRPKVPWTSLIAPQFVGFAGLAILGRPGELIRPYLIAKRADTPVTAQVAVWFVERAFDITSVTIIVAADIFFVLPPHLRQQWQTAGYILIAFSAAFVVALYALWKQGPAIADFACRLITPISGNIAGKVGRKLRTASGALHTIHDWQSFFEASLISGIIWILVSVAYREVSLAFPAHTGLHALGIPEVILLMGASVAGGVLQLPVVGGGAQLASIAVLSSSFHDVVRPELAVAAGILYWLVTFVSVAPIGLVLARFEHVSLRKVAQEPEPNGDLLETDAAN; encoded by the coding sequence ATGAAGCGTAAGAAACAAGCCATTGCAGTCATCGTCGCCGCAGCGATCCTTGCCGCGCTCGTGTACCTCCAGTTCCGTCAATGGCAGCAGTTCGACTGGCGCGCATTCAAGGCGGGCACAAGCGGGATCAACTGGTGGCTGGTGCTGTGGGGAGTACTGATGGTGCACGTGGCTGACTTCCTGCGTGCCTTACGGTGGAAGGTGTTCCTCCGGCCTAGTCGCCCCAAGGTCCCCTGGACCTCGCTGATAGCGCCGCAGTTTGTCGGATTTGCAGGTCTGGCGATCCTGGGCCGTCCCGGCGAACTGATCCGCCCGTACCTCATAGCGAAGCGGGCCGATACGCCCGTGACCGCACAGGTAGCGGTTTGGTTCGTTGAGCGCGCCTTCGACATCACCTCGGTCACCATCATCGTCGCCGCCGACATATTCTTTGTTCTGCCGCCGCATCTGCGTCAGCAATGGCAAACCGCCGGATATATCCTGATCGCCTTCTCGGCCGCGTTCGTAGTAGCGCTTTACGCTCTCTGGAAGCAGGGCCCGGCCATTGCCGACTTTGCCTGCCGCTTAATCACGCCCATTTCCGGCAATATCGCCGGCAAGGTCGGACGCAAGCTTCGCACCGCGAGCGGCGCCCTCCACACTATTCATGACTGGCAATCTTTCTTCGAAGCTTCGCTCATCTCCGGCATTATCTGGATCCTCGTCTCCGTCGCGTATCGCGAAGTTTCGCTTGCCTTCCCTGCTCACACTGGATTGCACGCCCTCGGGATCCCTGAAGTCATCCTACTGATGGGGGCCAGTGTTGCAGGCGGCGTTTTGCAGTTGCCAGTCGTCGGCGGAGGCGCGCAACTGGCGTCTATCGCCGTTTTGAGTTCCAGCTTCCACGACGTGGTTCGACCCGAACTTGCAGTCGCCGCTGGAATCCTTTACTGGCTGGTGACCTTCGTTTCCGTCGCACCCATTGGCTTGGTACTTGCCCGCTTCGAGCATGTCTCGCTCCGCAAGGTTGCGCAGGAACCGGAACCCAATGGTGATCTTCTCGAAACAGATGCTGCGAACTGA
- the nrdR gene encoding transcriptional regulator NrdR: MKCPFCGHPEDRVVDSRESKEGESTRRRRECLKCEKRFTTYERIDEIPYMVVKKDGRREKFDRQKVLSGLLRACEKRPIPMGKLEQIVNEAESFVIDSPERERRTSEVGELIMNRLRKYDKVAYVRFASVYLDFKDVKEFMDELKHLLKTKESAEQKTGLKA, translated from the coding sequence ATGAAATGTCCATTCTGCGGGCATCCCGAAGATAGAGTCGTGGATTCCCGTGAAAGCAAAGAAGGCGAGTCCACTCGCCGCAGGCGAGAGTGTCTGAAGTGCGAGAAGCGCTTCACCACCTATGAGCGGATCGATGAGATCCCCTACATGGTCGTCAAGAAAGACGGTCGTCGCGAGAAGTTCGACCGTCAGAAGGTCCTCAGCGGACTGCTTCGAGCCTGCGAAAAACGGCCAATTCCAATGGGAAAGCTGGAGCAGATCGTGAATGAAGCTGAAAGCTTTGTGATCGATTCTCCAGAGCGCGAGCGCCGCACCAGTGAAGTCGGCGAACTCATCATGAACCGCCTTCGCAAGTACGACAAAGTCGCTTACGTCCGTTTTGCCTCTGTTTATCTGGATTTCAAGGACGTCAAAGAATTCATGGACGAACTGAAACATCTGCTCAAAACCAAGGAATCCGCTGAGCAGAAGACCGGCCTCAAGGCCTGA
- a CDS encoding isocitrate dehydrogenase (NAD(+)) — MAHKITLIPGDGIGPEVVGATVRILEATGVKFDWESFAAGADAYDKFGEYIPKELTDAIERNKVALKGPITTPIGGGFASINVTLRKRFELYANFRPIRNLPHIPTRYPDVDLVIIRENTEGLYSGIEHEVVPGVVESLKIITAKASTRIAKFAFEYARKNGRKRVHCIHKANIMKMSDGLFLRCTRDIAKGYPEITYGEHIVDNTCMQLVTNPYQYDVLVLENLYGDIISDLCAAFVGGLGLVPGANIGDEIAIFEAVHGSAPDIAGKDFANPTAVLRSALLMLRHIGEPEAALKIRNAIEYVYRDKKNLTRDVGGTASTTQFTDAIIAAMQGQAVTA; from the coding sequence ATGGCACATAAGATTACGCTAATTCCTGGCGATGGCATTGGCCCCGAGGTAGTCGGAGCCACTGTACGCATTCTCGAAGCAACCGGAGTCAAGTTCGATTGGGAGTCTTTTGCCGCTGGCGCGGATGCCTACGACAAGTTCGGCGAGTACATTCCCAAGGAGCTCACCGACGCCATCGAACGCAATAAGGTCGCCCTCAAAGGACCGATCACCACGCCGATCGGCGGCGGCTTTGCTTCCATCAATGTCACGCTCCGCAAGCGATTCGAGCTTTACGCCAACTTCCGGCCTATCCGGAACTTGCCCCACATTCCGACCCGTTATCCCGACGTGGACCTTGTCATCATCCGCGAGAACACGGAAGGTCTCTATTCGGGAATCGAGCACGAAGTTGTTCCCGGGGTTGTGGAATCGCTGAAGATCATTACGGCGAAGGCTTCCACCCGGATCGCCAAGTTCGCTTTCGAGTACGCCCGCAAGAATGGCCGCAAGCGTGTGCATTGTATTCACAAAGCCAACATCATGAAGATGTCCGACGGACTCTTCCTCCGCTGCACCCGCGACATCGCCAAGGGCTATCCCGAAATCACTTACGGCGAGCACATCGTAGACAACACGTGCATGCAACTGGTGACCAACCCTTACCAGTACGACGTCCTGGTACTCGAGAACCTTTACGGCGATATCATTTCCGACCTCTGCGCGGCCTTTGTCGGCGGCCTCGGTCTCGTGCCGGGTGCCAACATCGGCGATGAGATCGCGATCTTTGAAGCGGTTCACGGTTCGGCGCCTGACATCGCCGGCAAGGACTTCGCGAACCCGACAGCGGTGCTGCGTTCAGCCCTGCTGATGCTTCGCCACATTGGCGAACCCGAGGCGGCACTGAAAATCCGCAATGCCATCGAGTACGTCTATCGTGACAAGAAAAACCTGACCCGCGATGTCGGCGGCACTGCCAGCACCACCCAGTTCACCGACGCTATCATCGCGGCCATGCAGGGCCAGGCCGTCACGGCATAA
- a CDS encoding iron-sulfur cluster assembly scaffold protein: protein MYSAELLKHFQDSSKVGDVHKATVAVESQNPVCGDVLRLSLRVDAGVITEVRFRAKGCVPAIACGARLADLLQGLTVQKAADLNSDTIETEVGGLPEASKHAAALAIQTLRSALKSIPR, encoded by the coding sequence GTGTATTCTGCCGAACTGCTCAAGCATTTCCAGGATTCCAGCAAGGTCGGAGATGTCCACAAAGCCACGGTAGCAGTGGAGTCTCAGAATCCTGTTTGCGGAGACGTTCTACGGCTGTCGCTTCGCGTCGATGCCGGGGTGATAACTGAGGTCCGCTTCCGTGCCAAGGGATGTGTGCCGGCGATTGCATGCGGCGCCAGGCTTGCTGATCTATTACAGGGCCTCACGGTTCAGAAGGCTGCCGATCTGAACAGTGACACTATTGAAACGGAAGTGGGTGGCTTGCCGGAGGCCTCGAAGCACGCAGCGGCGTTGGCGATCCAGACGCTGCGGTCCGCACTGAAGTCAATTCCACGCTGA
- a CDS encoding radical SAM protein produces the protein MNYFHYAKSVFQPKRLESVFLFVTSTCNSLCRTCFYWDELNKGRDLTFEQLRRVSETAPQFHKLWISGGEPFLRKDLAQVIELFYVNNHMRHVNLPTNGLLPRQVESAVAYLLERCPELVIDLNFSLDGLANTHDAIRGVPNNFEKTLATIHRAEELWSGERRLRRNVVSCITSENYRELVELGLQMMRETKSDGHYFEIVRGNPLDPALKKIPLEELKQLHARLLVFHEHYADKLFGHLSQPAGALAKAYYLGNIKLHFDIHQRNHYSNRAWPMPCTAGQTTIVIDHDGTFRSCEMRPKLANLNEFDFNLNAALQSQQMQEEVKAIPAAQCWCTHACFIHSSSKFSPKVTLFAIPWAYLRHRWNRLPLISAKELEPYRVTDAPLTDS, from the coding sequence GTGAACTACTTCCACTACGCGAAGTCCGTGTTCCAGCCGAAGCGGCTCGAATCTGTTTTCCTGTTTGTCACCTCCACCTGCAACTCCCTTTGCCGGACCTGCTTTTATTGGGATGAACTGAACAAGGGACGCGACCTGACCTTCGAGCAGTTGCGCCGCGTGAGCGAGACCGCGCCCCAGTTTCACAAGCTCTGGATTTCCGGTGGCGAGCCGTTCCTCCGCAAGGACCTGGCGCAAGTGATCGAACTCTTCTACGTCAACAACCATATGCGGCACGTCAACCTGCCGACGAACGGCCTTCTCCCGAGGCAGGTTGAATCCGCAGTCGCCTATCTGCTGGAGCGGTGTCCCGAACTTGTCATCGACCTCAACTTCTCTCTCGATGGGCTAGCCAACACCCACGACGCCATCCGCGGAGTGCCTAACAATTTTGAGAAGACGCTGGCGACCATTCATCGTGCTGAAGAACTCTGGTCAGGTGAACGGCGGCTGCGCCGCAATGTCGTGAGCTGCATCACGTCTGAGAACTACCGTGAATTGGTTGAGCTCGGATTGCAGATGATGAGGGAAACGAAATCCGATGGGCACTACTTCGAAATCGTCCGTGGTAATCCCCTGGATCCGGCGTTGAAGAAGATCCCGCTGGAAGAGCTGAAGCAACTTCACGCGCGTCTTCTCGTGTTCCACGAACACTACGCGGATAAGCTGTTTGGGCATTTGAGCCAGCCCGCAGGGGCCCTCGCCAAGGCCTATTATCTCGGCAACATCAAGCTCCACTTCGACATTCATCAACGCAACCATTACAGCAACCGCGCATGGCCGATGCCGTGTACCGCCGGACAGACTACGATCGTCATCGATCACGATGGAACATTCCGTTCCTGCGAAATGCGACCCAAGCTCGCCAATCTCAACGAGTTTGATTTCAATCTCAACGCGGCCCTGCAATCGCAACAAATGCAGGAAGAGGTCAAAGCAATTCCTGCCGCGCAATGCTGGTGCACCCACGCTTGCTTCATTCACTCCTCGTCGAAGTTCAGTCCCAAGGTGACGCTGTTTGCTATTCCGTGGGCTTACCTGCGGCACCGGTGGAATCGTTTGCCTCTCATATCCGCGAAGGAACTTGAACCCTATCGAGTGACGGATGCTCCGCTGACCGACTCATGA
- a CDS encoding ABC transporter substrate-binding protein, with translation MSEFPQRIVSLQPSVSVTLRDLGLLGRVVACTKYCVDVVPELAGSGRLIVHDSWTAQSDQILAAKPDLVIASVPYQEKAVGEILRAGLPFLGLSPRSLADVYRDITMIASVAGATERAEQVVSNMRSQIECVREKSAGPSVSVYCEEWGKPLIHSQPWVAELVEAAGGKFLGTPGKQTDAETIRRSEPEVIIAAWCGAGDRVPLEKIIKDRNWQDTPAAKHGRVYCVQDEFLNTPASTLIAGLHAVAYAIHPDRFAQPTGIRRIRCD, from the coding sequence ATGAGCGAGTTTCCTCAACGAATCGTGTCGTTACAGCCCAGCGTTAGCGTGACGCTGCGTGACTTGGGCCTGCTCGGACGCGTGGTCGCCTGTACGAAATACTGCGTCGATGTCGTCCCGGAACTTGCGGGTTCAGGGCGACTCATTGTGCATGACTCCTGGACGGCGCAGAGTGATCAGATTCTCGCCGCAAAGCCCGACCTTGTGATTGCTTCCGTGCCATACCAGGAAAAAGCGGTAGGCGAGATTCTTCGCGCCGGACTTCCCTTCCTTGGCCTTTCGCCTCGGAGTCTGGCCGACGTCTATCGGGATATCACGATGATCGCGAGCGTTGCCGGTGCAACGGAACGCGCGGAGCAGGTCGTCAGCAATATGCGGTCCCAGATTGAGTGTGTGCGTGAGAAGAGTGCCGGACCGTCTGTCTCCGTGTACTGCGAGGAATGGGGCAAGCCGCTGATTCACTCTCAGCCGTGGGTCGCCGAGTTGGTCGAGGCGGCGGGCGGAAAGTTTCTCGGGACTCCCGGTAAACAAACCGATGCCGAGACCATACGTCGCTCGGAGCCTGAGGTGATCATTGCGGCCTGGTGCGGTGCTGGAGATAGAGTGCCGCTGGAGAAGATCATCAAAGACAGGAACTGGCAAGATACTCCCGCCGCCAAACACGGCCGCGTCTATTGCGTCCAAGACGAGTTTCTCAATACGCCTGCTTCCACGCTCATCGCGGGGCTACACGCAGTCGCCTACGCCATCCATCCCGACCGATTTGCACAACCCACAGGAATTCGACGAATCCGCTGTGATTAA